In Pyrus communis chromosome 1, drPyrComm1.1, whole genome shotgun sequence, the following are encoded in one genomic region:
- the LOC137719541 gene encoding uncharacterized protein, with the protein MFFFFAGGVQQQVREVLKSGAGRCIACRSPADLVEYEKVLKLFFVPVWRWPGKEPVMHCNNCNLFFPESYSLPPPKATVDSAAVSEALRCRFCDRVVEPEFSFCPFCGAAQ; encoded by the coding sequence atgttcttcttcttcgccGGAGGAGTCCAGCAGCAGGTGCGGGAGGTGCTGAAATCCGGCGCGGGCAGGTGCATAGCGTGCAGGTCGCCGGCGGATCTGGTGGAGTACGAGAAGGTTCTGAAGCTCTTCTTCGTCCCCGTGTGGCGCTGGCCGGGGAAGGAGCCTGTCATGCACTGCAACAATTGCAACCTCTTCTTTCCTGAGTCCTACTCTCTCCCACCTCCGAAGGCCACTGTGGACTCTGCGGCGGTCTCGGAGGCTCTGCGGTGCCGATTTTGCGATCGGGTTGTGGAGCCCGAGTTCAGCTTCTGCCCCTTCTGTGGCGCTGCACAGTGA
- the LOC137737289 gene encoding chlorophyllide a oxygenase, chloroplastic-like — MSPSASNAMTIVATAAALSLPISFCRPTKLSTRKGVKGGFRVFSVFGEESEIEKKNVWSTLFDVEDPRSKFSQSKGKFLDANQAWEVARYDIQYCDWRARQDVLAIMLLHEKVVDVLNPLARDYKSIGTVKKELAELQEELREAHRQVHISEARVSTALDKLAYMEELVNDKLLQDRATTSSEEASPSPSASTQSLDSVKRKPPRKSLNVSGPVQSYHPRLKNFWYPVAFTTDLKDDTMVPLDCFEEPWVLFRGKDGKPGCVQNTCAHRACPLDLGSVNEGRITCPYHGWEYSTDGTCEKMLSTRLHKVKIKSLPCFEKDGMLWIWPGDDPPSATLPSLQPPAGFQIHAELVIELPVEHGLLLDNLLDLAHAPFTHTSTFAKGWSVPSFVKFLTPTSGLQGYWDPYPIDMEFRPPCMVNSTIGISKPGKLEGQSAKQCSTHLHQLHVCLPSSRGKTRLLYRMSLDFAPVLKHVPFMNYVWRHFAEQVLNEDLRLVLGQQERMNNGANVWNWPVTYDKLGVRYRQWRDALERGDKQLPFTKST, encoded by the exons ATGAGTCCGTCAGCTTCAAACGCCATGACCATTGTAGCCACAGCTGCAGCTCTATCTCTGCCAATATCTTTTTGTAGACCGACCAAGCTTAGCACCAGGAAG GGTGTGAAGGGAGGATTTCGGGTGTTTTCTGTATTCGGAGAGGAATCAGAGATAGAGAAGAAGAATGTTTGGAGCACACTCTTTGATGTGGAGGATCCGAGGTCGAAATTTTCACAATCTAAGGGCAAGTTCTTGGATGCAAATCAAGCATGGGAAGTTGCTAGGTATGATATACAGTACTGCGATTGGCGAGCTCGACAAGATGTGCTTGCAATCATGCTCCTCCATGAAAAG GTTGTGGACGTTCTAAATCCTCTAGCCCGAGATTATAAGTCTATAGGTACCGTCAAGAAGGAGCTCGCGGAGTTGCAAGAAGAACTACGAGAGGCTCATAGACAG GTTCATATATCGGAAGCAAGGGTTTCCACAGCGTTAGATAAATTGGCTTACATGGAAGAATTAGTGAATGATAAGCTGTTACAAGATAGAGCAACTACATCTTCCGAGGAAGCATCCCCTTCTCCCAGCGCTTCTACGCAATCTCTAGATTCTGTAAAACGGAAGCCGCCTCGAAAAAGCTTGAATGTTTCAGGTCCAGTTCAATCCTACCATCCCCGATTGAAGAATTTTTGGTACCCTGTTGCCTTCACCACTGACCTGAAAGATGATACCATG GTTCCACTTGATTGCTTTGAGGAACCGTGGGTTCTCTTTCGTGGAAAAGATGGGAAACCTGGATGTGTCCAAAATACCTGCGCACATAGAGCTTGCCCTCTTGACCTCGGTTCAGTAAATGAGGGCCGTATCACGTGTCCCTACCATG GGTGGGAATACTCAACCGATGGAACATGTGAGAAAATGCTATCTACGCGATTACACAAAGTGAAGATTAAGTCATTGCCATGTTTCGAGAAAGATGGAATGTTGTGGATTTGGCCTGGTGATGATCCTCCGTCAGCCACTCTTCCTTCTTTACAACCTCCTGCAGGATTTCAAATCCACGCCGAG CTCGTCATAGAACTCCCAGTGGAACATGGGCTGCTTCTTGATAACCTTTTAGATCTCGCCCATGCTCCTTTCACTCACACGTCAACCTTCGCCAAGGGATGGAGTGTTCCAAG CTTCGTGAAATTCTTGACGCCTACGTCTGGCCTCCAAGGATATTGGGACCCTTATCCTATAGATATGGAATTTCGACCACCTTGTATGGTTAACTCAACCATCGGGATATCAAAGCCGGGAAAACTAGAAGGGCAGAGTGCTAAACAGTGTTCCACACATCTTCATCAACTCCATGTATGCCTACCTTCTTCTAGAGGTAAAACAAGGTTGTTATACAGAATGTCACTAGATTTTGCACCCGTTCTGAAGCACGTTCCCTTCATGAACTATGTGTGGAGGCATTTTGCCGAACag GTTTTGAACGAGGATCTAAGGCTTGTCCTAGGCCAACAAGAGCGAATGAACAATGGGGCAAATGTCTGGAATTGGCCGGTGACCTACGACAAGCTAGGAGTGAGGTATAGGCaatggagagacgccttggaaCGAGGAGATAAGCAACTACCCTTCACCAAATCAACTTAA
- the LOC137711327 gene encoding uncharacterized protein: protein MMSRTTRCPKEDKAGPFFLATLVLWFVSVLFEILFHRRSELLAVVAGCLFYQLANWVVRSFVSRDPLFVNTSVSLLHSSITSASVVFILVNRSLENGSVGMFEHAELVGRTWPWAYPALCFSCGYFAYDQWDMLQYGLYSGWIPSILMHHLVLLICFTLALYRNVTINYLILTLICELHSIFLHVRKVRRMAGIRDATSKIVKVEWVLNWVTFTLARTAPHILITAKLFCDAPKFGKGIELPVALFGMFGMNFLNASLGIDLFHAFKRERNPQHANAHHD from the exons ATGATGAGCAGGACAACGAGATGTCCGAAAGAGGACAAGGCGGGGCCCTTCTTCCTAGCCACTCTGGTGCTCTGGTTCGTCTCCGTTCTGTTCGAAATACTCTTCCACCGGCGCTCGGAGCTGCTCGCCGTTGTTGCCGGCTGCCTCTTTTACCAATTGGCCAACTGGGTTGTCCGCAGTTTTGTCTCCCGTGACCCTCTCTTCGTCAACACCTCCGTTTCGCTCCTCCACTCTTCCATAACCTCCGCttcag TGGTATTCATTTTGGTTAATCGGTCGTTAGAAAATGGCTCGGTTGGAATGTTTGAGCATGCGGAGTTGGTTGGACGTACTTGGCCATGGGCATACCCAGCTTTGTGCTTCTCATGCGGTTACTTTGCATATGATCAGTGGGATATGCTGCAGTATGGGTTATATAGCGGTTGGATTCCTTCCATCTTGATGCATCATCTGGTTCTCCTCATTTGTTTTACTCTTGCTTTGTATCGGAATGTCACCATCAATTACCTTATTCTCACTCTCATTTGTGAG CTGCACTCTATCTTTCTGCATGTGAGGAAAGTGCGGCGGATGGCAGGCATTCGTGACGCTACAAGCAAAATTGTAAAAGTAGAGTGGGTTCTTAATTGGGTCACCTTCACTCTAGCAAGGACGGCACCTCACATTCTCATCACAGCCAAGCTCTTCTGCGATGCTCCCAAATTCGGAAAGGGTATAGAGCTGCCAGTTGCGCTGTTTGGAATGTTCGGAATGAACTTTCTGAATGCTTCTCTTGGCATTGATCTCTTCCATGCTttcaagagagagaggaatCCTCAGCATGCTAATGCTCATCATGACTGA
- the LOC137740343 gene encoding filament-like plant protein yields MERKWLWKKKSSEKSSGETDSSGSVSSHSERYSDEQEALKASPNHDAQSPEVTSKAASSADDVNDSLKSLTARLSAALVNVSAKEDLVKQHAKVAEEAVAGWEKAENEAAVFKSELEATIQQNLALEDRVSHLDGALKECVRQLRQAREEQEQTVQEAVLKKTRDWESTKLKLESLIVELQRNAEANKAEASAFVDPHLSHKLQSLKKENSALKHQLLSQAEELEIMTIERDLSAQAAETASKQHLESIKKVAKLEAECRRLKALGSKTPVVNDHKSSAASSIYVESCMDSQSDSGERLNVMEIDSQKMIGSEANKRDLTFSDSWASALVAELDQLNNEKAVSRNLPAPSIDIDLMDDFLEMERLASFPQTGNGTSCLESEAIVKQTNNEERALRAELEAMSHRTAELEDKLEKVQVEKERLEVENAELEAMSHQAAELEDMLEKMEVERENLEVEKAELKTALSKSQEYYVAAEFQLKEAEMKLEELQKELSIAKESKQTIESQLISMEAEAWTMSAKVDSLEAEVQRERALSAEIAVKCQDLKEELSRKNEEVKFQKTACSNGELKRKQEDLAVAAGKLADCQKTIASLGNQLKSLATLEDFLIDSGSLPGFTAVAPQVPKADENWKLHANVTYSPKRDSVSKPADESCGPSVNRSRNEDNSPPSSSSSTSSTVLSTHVSSEKNRNGFAKFFSRTKSGIRLEI; encoded by the exons ATGGAGCGCAAGTggttgtggaagaagaagtcTTCTGAGAAGAGCTCTGGAGAAACTGACAGTTCAGGTTCAGTATCTTCACACTCCGAGAGGTACTCCGATGAACAG GAGGCACTAAAGGCATCTCCGAATCACGATGCTCAATCACCTGAAGTCACATCAAAAGCTGCATCCAGTGCTGACGATGTTAATGATAGTCTGAAGAGTCTAACAGCGAGATTATCAGCTGCTCTTGTGAATGTTAGTGCCAAAGAAGACTTGGTGAAGCAGCATGCCAAAGTTGCTGAAGAAGCTGTTGCAG GCTGGGAAAAGGCTGAAAATGAGGCCGCTGTTTTTAAGTCAGAACTTGAAGCTACAATTCAGCAAAACTTGGCTCTGGAAGATCGGGTAAGCCATCTTGATGGGGCCCTCAAGGAATGCGTTAGACAGCTTAGACAAGCGAGAGAGGAGCAGGAACAAACCGTACAGGAAGCTGTACTGAAGAAAACCCGTGACTGGGAGTCCACCAAATTGAAGCTTGAAAGTCTGATTGTTGAGCTCCAGAGAAATGCAGAAGCGAATAAAGCTGAAGCTTCTGCTTTTGTCGATCCTCATCTTTCTCATAAGTTGCAatctttaaaaaaagaaaactcgGCCCTGAAGCATCAGCTACTGTCTCAAGCAGAGGAGTTGGAAATCATGACGATTGAGAGGGACTTGAGTGCTCAAGCAGCTGAAACAGCCAGTAAGCAACATTTAGAGAGTATAAAGAAGGTTGCAAAGCTTGAAGCTGAGTGCCGGAGGCTAAAAGCTTTGGGTAGCAAAACACCTGTTGTCAATGATCACAAGTCCAGTGCTGCTTCTTCAATTTATGTGGAGTCTTGCATGGATAGTCAATCGGACAGTGGAGAGCGGCTAAACGTGATGGAGATAGATTCTCAAAAAATGATTGGCTCTGAGGCAAACAAGCGTGACCTGACTTTCTCTGACTCTTGGGCTTCAGCTCTGGTTGCTGAGCTTGATCAACTCAATAACGAAAAGGCTGTAAGCAGAAATTTGCCTGCTCCTTCCATTGATATTGATCTCATGGACGATTTTCTTGAGATGGAACGACTTGCTTCGTTCCCACAGACTGGGAATGGAACTAGTTGTCTGGAATCAGAAGCCATAGTTAAGCAAACCAATAATGAAGAACGTGCCTTGAGAGCTGAACTTGAAGCCATGAGCCATCGGACAGCCGAACTTGAGGACAAGTTAGAAAAGGTGCAAGTAGAGAAAGAAAGATTAGAGGTAGAGAATGCTGAACTTGAAGCTATGAGTCATCAGGCAGCCGAATTAGAGGACATGTTAGAAAAGATGGAAGTCGAGAGAGAAAATTTGGAAGTAGAGAAAGCTGAACTAAAAACTGCTTTATCCAAAAGTCAAGAATATTATGTGGCAGCAGAGTTTCAGCTTAAAGAAGCAGAAATGAAGTTAGAGGAGTTACAAAAGGAGCTAAGCATTGCAAAAGAATCAAAGCAGACTATTGAGTCTCAGCTTATTAGCATGGAAGCAGAGGCGTGGACCATGTCTGCTAAGGTTGATTCTTTGGAAGCAGAGGTTCAAAGGGAGAGGGCTTTGTCTGCAGAAATTGCGGTCAAATGTCAAGATTTAAAGGAGGAGCTATCAAGAAAAAACGAAGAAGTCAAGTTTCAAAAAACTGCTTGCTCGAATGGTGAATTGAAGAGAAAGCAG GAAGACCTAGCTGTAGCAGCTGGAAAGCTTGCCGATTGCCAGAAGACAATAGCGTCTCTAGGAAATCAGCTCAAATCTCTAGCGACGCTAGAAGATTTTCTGATAGACTCCGGAAGCCTCCCAGGGTTCACTGCCGTTGCACCACAGGTTCCTAAAGCTGATGAAAATTGGAAGTTGCATGCCAATGTAACATATTCACCTAAAAGAGATTCTGTGTCAAAACCAGCTGATGAGAGTTGTGGCCCATCAGTAAACAGGAGTCGAAATGAGGACAACTCCCCACCATCTTCATCTTCGTCAACCTCATCCACTGTGTTGTCGACTCATGTCAGCTCTGAGAAGAACCGAAATGGGTTCGCAAAGTTCTTCTCCCGAACCAAGAGTGGGATACGACTAGAAATTTAG